One stretch of Corallococcus soli DNA includes these proteins:
- a CDS encoding DUF4215 domain-containing protein — protein MLKHSPSRSRLTSLLLASLLFTLTACPGDDTSNDGGTPITDGGTTDGGPIDEGPAVCADGKKHSTDEACDDSNNVSGDGCSFDCQEVEIGFECPTPGQKCVVGTACGNGVIELGDVDAGATPEVCDDRNKAGGDGCAADCKSIEPGWSCPFQGQRCRAAECGDKIIAGDEECEDGNTVPTNGDGCSDTCRLEPGYKCDPGQPCARTTCGDGKKEGTEQCDDGNNDMGDGCSPLCVLEPRCVDGTCESRCGDGVILPNDTTEECDDGNVRANDGCSSTCKLEEGFACTRVTETPPNTVEIPVVYRDFRGRANNVGGVFHPDFDDANGNELGIVGPLYTGLLGTDGKPQYAKEGITSNTTHGKTAFDQWYRDTPNVNITEVGTLTLNKQGATGSYLFNNPAFFPLDNKGWVARGLENKGANGHNFSFTSETRYWFEFKGTELLTFNGDDDVWVFINGRLALDLGGVHGALDGQVDLKDTQVTTKLNLQKGKIYEVVVFQAERHQTASSYKLTLNNFETQRTNCESTCGNGTVDVGEQCDLGNANGPGYGKCSLTCIWNARCGDGIPQYKFDETCDDGNTNDNDECPNNCKVDPG, from the coding sequence ATGCTGAAACATTCCCCCTCGCGAAGTCGACTCACGAGCCTCCTGCTCGCCTCCCTGCTGTTCACCCTGACGGCCTGCCCCGGCGACGACACGTCGAACGACGGCGGCACCCCCATCACTGACGGTGGAACGACGGACGGAGGTCCCATCGACGAAGGCCCGGCCGTCTGTGCCGACGGCAAGAAGCACTCCACTGACGAAGCGTGTGACGACAGCAACAACGTGAGCGGCGACGGCTGCTCGTTCGACTGCCAGGAAGTGGAGATCGGCTTCGAGTGTCCGACGCCGGGCCAGAAGTGCGTGGTCGGCACGGCATGCGGCAACGGCGTCATCGAACTGGGCGACGTGGACGCCGGTGCGACGCCCGAGGTGTGCGACGACCGCAACAAGGCGGGCGGGGACGGCTGCGCGGCGGACTGCAAGTCCATCGAGCCGGGCTGGTCCTGCCCCTTCCAGGGTCAGCGCTGCCGGGCCGCCGAGTGCGGCGACAAGATCATCGCGGGCGACGAGGAGTGCGAGGACGGCAACACCGTCCCCACCAACGGCGACGGTTGCAGCGACACCTGCCGCCTGGAGCCGGGCTACAAGTGCGACCCGGGCCAGCCGTGCGCCAGGACGACCTGCGGCGACGGCAAGAAGGAAGGCACCGAGCAGTGCGACGACGGCAACAACGACATGGGCGACGGCTGCTCGCCCCTGTGCGTGCTGGAGCCCCGGTGCGTGGACGGCACCTGCGAGTCCCGCTGCGGCGACGGCGTCATCCTCCCGAATGACACCACCGAGGAGTGCGACGACGGCAACGTGCGCGCCAACGACGGCTGCTCCTCCACCTGCAAGCTGGAGGAAGGCTTCGCCTGCACCCGCGTCACCGAAACGCCGCCGAACACCGTGGAGATCCCCGTCGTGTACCGCGACTTCCGCGGCAGGGCGAACAACGTGGGCGGCGTCTTCCACCCGGACTTCGACGACGCCAACGGCAACGAGCTGGGCATCGTGGGCCCCCTCTACACCGGCCTGCTGGGCACGGACGGAAAGCCCCAGTACGCGAAGGAGGGCATCACCTCCAACACCACCCACGGCAAGACGGCCTTCGACCAGTGGTACCGCGACACGCCCAACGTCAACATCACGGAGGTCGGCACGTTGACGCTGAACAAGCAGGGCGCCACGGGCTCCTACCTGTTCAACAACCCGGCCTTCTTCCCGCTCGACAACAAGGGCTGGGTGGCCCGGGGCCTGGAGAACAAGGGCGCCAATGGCCACAACTTCAGCTTCACCAGCGAGACCCGCTACTGGTTCGAGTTCAAGGGCACCGAGCTGCTGACCTTCAATGGTGACGACGACGTGTGGGTGTTCATCAACGGCCGGCTCGCCCTGGACCTGGGCGGTGTGCACGGTGCGCTCGATGGCCAGGTGGACCTGAAGGACACGCAGGTCACCACGAAGCTGAACCTGCAGAAGGGCAAGATCTACGAGGTCGTCGTGTTCCAGGCCGAGCGCCACCAGACCGCGTCCTCGTACAAGCTCACCCTGAACAACTTCGAGACCCAGCGCACCAACTGCGAGTCCACCTGCGGCAACGGCACGGTCGACGTGGGTGAGCAGTGCGACCTGGGCAACGCCAACGGGCCGGGCTACGGCAAGTGCAGCCTGACCTGCATCTGGAATGCCCGCTGCGGCGACGGCATCCCCCAGTACAAGTTCGATGAGACCTGCGACGACGGCAACACGAACGACAACGACGAGTGCCCCAACAACTGCAAGGTCGATCCAGGGTGA
- a CDS encoding sugar porter family MFS transporter: MPDILDVPTGRRPTAQPETHTGRFLIISVVAALGGFLFGFDTSVINGTVGALQTQFAASSWVLGLAVSSALIGSAIGAFSAGHIADRYGRTRTMIIASGLFIISALGSGLAFSLWDLSIWRLVGGLGVGAASVVAPAYIAEIAPAHLRGRLASLQQLAIVVGIFMALLGDFAIARAAGSASNPGWFGITAWRWMFFSGLPPAILYGLGALFIPESPRYLVAKGREQEALKVLRDIEGDTAPSKVVEIRRSVRSDHTPHLADLKGGRFGLLPIVWIGIVLAMLQQFVGINVIFYYSSVLWQAVGFSEHDSLLITVITSVTNILTTLVAIAFVDKIGRKPLLIIGSLGMALTLGLMAYLFGTAPVDPSGKPVLQGAAGTTALIAANLYVVFFGFSWGPVVWVLLGEMFPNRIRALALSIAAMAQWMANFLVSATFPSLQAIGLGWAYGLYAAAAVFSLFFAVRFIKETKGRELESM, encoded by the coding sequence ATGCCGGATATCCTGGATGTCCCGACAGGCAGACGGCCCACCGCGCAACCGGAGACCCACACCGGCCGGTTCCTCATCATCTCCGTGGTGGCCGCGCTGGGCGGCTTCCTCTTTGGATTCGACACCTCCGTCATCAACGGCACCGTCGGCGCCCTCCAGACCCAGTTCGCCGCGAGCAGCTGGGTCCTGGGCCTGGCGGTGTCCTCCGCGTTGATCGGCTCCGCGATTGGCGCCTTCTCCGCGGGGCACATCGCGGACCGCTACGGCCGGACGCGCACGATGATCATCGCCTCCGGGCTGTTCATCATCAGCGCGCTCGGCTCCGGCCTGGCGTTCTCGCTGTGGGACCTGAGCATCTGGCGGCTGGTGGGCGGGCTGGGCGTGGGCGCGGCCAGCGTCGTGGCGCCCGCGTACATCGCGGAGATCGCCCCGGCGCACCTGAGAGGCCGGCTGGCGTCGCTGCAACAACTGGCCATCGTGGTGGGCATCTTCATGGCCCTGCTGGGCGACTTCGCCATCGCGCGCGCCGCGGGCTCGGCCTCCAACCCGGGCTGGTTCGGCATCACCGCGTGGCGCTGGATGTTCTTCAGCGGCCTGCCGCCCGCCATCCTCTACGGCCTGGGCGCGCTCTTCATCCCCGAGTCGCCCCGCTACCTGGTGGCCAAGGGCCGTGAGCAGGAGGCCCTGAAGGTCCTGCGCGACATCGAAGGGGACACCGCGCCCTCCAAGGTCGTGGAGATCCGCCGCTCCGTGCGCTCGGACCACACGCCGCACCTGGCGGACCTCAAGGGGGGCCGCTTCGGCCTGCTGCCCATCGTGTGGATCGGCATCGTGCTCGCGATGCTCCAGCAGTTCGTGGGCATCAACGTCATCTTCTACTACTCCAGCGTGCTCTGGCAGGCGGTGGGCTTCTCCGAGCATGACTCGCTGCTCATCACCGTCATCACCAGCGTCACCAACATCCTCACCACGCTCGTCGCCATCGCCTTCGTGGACAAGATTGGCAGGAAGCCCCTGCTCATCATCGGCTCGCTCGGCATGGCGCTCACGCTGGGCCTGATGGCGTACCTCTTCGGCACCGCGCCGGTGGATCCCTCGGGCAAACCCGTGTTGCAGGGCGCCGCCGGCACCACGGCGCTCATCGCCGCCAACCTCTACGTCGTCTTCTTCGGCTTCTCGTGGGGCCCCGTCGTCTGGGTGCTGCTGGGCGAGATGTTCCCCAACCGGATCCGCGCGCTCGCGCTGTCCATCGCCGCGATGGCGCAGTGGATGGCCAACTTCCTCGTGTCCGCCACGTTCCCGTCGCTCCAGGCCATCGGGCTCGGCTGGGCCTACGGCCTGTATGCCGCGGCCGCCGTGTTCTCCCTCTTCTTCGCCGTGCGCTTCATCAAGGAAACGAAGGGCCGCGAGTTGGAGTCCATGTAG
- a CDS encoding sigma-54-dependent Fis family transcriptional regulator, translated as MSLTHAEPCATVSREPFTLPPLPAAMPSSPPDVSQVLLPFGGLVGREVDLDAFLQTLVDRIAITLQADRGTLWLLDPVRRELFSRAAHLPEVAQIRVKLGQGVAGYVAEAGEPVHVPDPRGERRFFADIDRMTGYRTTSLAAVPLRDAAGAVYGVLQVLNRLGGGPFTEDDTQKLTAIAAQVSTALQSTSLYQELQRAKDQPQAPVGYFFNRIIGEAPPLKALYRLVQKAAPTDATVLLRGESGCGKELFARAIHVNGPRRDKPFVKVDCAALPASLIENELFGHEKGAFTGADHRMPGKFEAADGGTVFIDELGELPQSVQGKLLRVLQDREFERVGGTQAVKVDVRIVAATHRDLPRMVAEGRFREDLYYRIKVVELVLPPLRERGAEDIERLARHFIATAARRHRLTAPRLSVAALERLKRYRWPGNVRELENCIESAVVLSEGEILEEHLPLPSLDRAPSPPPPEARDDRDAPASTPGDAPLLLPLAEVERRHILRVLEAVKGNRTAAARTLEIGRNTLSRKLKEYGLADEG; from the coding sequence ATGAGCCTCACGCACGCCGAGCCCTGCGCTACAGTGTCTCGCGAGCCCTTCACGCTGCCGCCGCTCCCCGCCGCCATGCCCTCGTCCCCGCCGGATGTGTCCCAGGTCCTGCTCCCCTTCGGCGGCCTCGTCGGGCGCGAGGTGGACCTGGATGCCTTCCTCCAGACGCTCGTGGATCGCATCGCCATCACGCTCCAGGCGGACCGCGGCACGCTGTGGCTGTTGGATCCGGTGCGCCGCGAGCTGTTCAGCCGCGCGGCGCACCTGCCGGAGGTCGCGCAGATCCGCGTGAAGCTGGGCCAGGGCGTGGCCGGCTACGTGGCGGAGGCCGGCGAACCCGTGCACGTCCCGGATCCGCGCGGCGAGCGGCGCTTCTTCGCGGACATCGACCGGATGACGGGCTACCGCACCACCAGCCTGGCCGCGGTGCCCCTGCGCGACGCGGCCGGCGCGGTGTACGGCGTGCTCCAGGTGCTCAACCGCCTGGGCGGCGGCCCCTTCACCGAGGACGACACCCAGAAGCTCACCGCCATCGCGGCCCAGGTGAGCACCGCGCTGCAGTCCACCAGCCTCTACCAGGAACTCCAGCGCGCGAAGGACCAGCCCCAGGCCCCGGTGGGCTACTTCTTCAACCGCATCATCGGTGAGGCCCCGCCGCTCAAGGCCCTCTACCGCCTGGTGCAGAAGGCCGCGCCCACGGACGCCACGGTGCTGCTGCGCGGCGAGAGCGGCTGCGGCAAGGAGCTGTTCGCGCGCGCCATCCACGTCAACGGCCCCCGGCGCGACAAGCCCTTCGTGAAGGTGGACTGCGCGGCCCTGCCCGCCTCCCTCATCGAGAACGAGCTGTTCGGCCACGAGAAGGGCGCCTTCACCGGCGCCGACCACCGCATGCCCGGCAAGTTCGAGGCGGCCGACGGCGGCACGGTGTTCATCGACGAGCTGGGTGAGCTGCCCCAATCCGTGCAGGGCAAGCTGCTGCGCGTGCTCCAGGACCGTGAGTTCGAGCGCGTGGGCGGCACGCAGGCCGTCAAGGTGGACGTGCGCATCGTCGCGGCCACGCACCGCGACCTGCCGCGCATGGTGGCGGAGGGCAGGTTCCGCGAGGATCTCTACTACCGCATCAAGGTCGTGGAGCTGGTGCTGCCCCCGCTGCGCGAGCGCGGCGCGGAGGACATCGAACGGCTCGCGCGACACTTCATCGCCACCGCCGCCCGGCGCCACCGGCTGACGGCCCCGCGCCTGAGCGTCGCCGCGCTGGAGCGCCTCAAGCGCTACCGCTGGCCCGGCAACGTGCGCGAGCTGGAGAACTGCATCGAGAGCGCCGTGGTGCTGTCCGAGGGAGAGATCCTCGAGGAGCACCTGCCCCTGCCCTCGCTCGACCGCGCCCCGTCGCCCCCGCCGCCCGAAGCGCGGGACGACCGGGACGCCCCCGCCAGCACGCCGGGAGACGCGCCGCTGCTCCTCCCGCTGGCGGAGGTAGAGCGCCGTCACATCCTGCGGGTACTGGAGGCGGTGAAGGGCAACCGGACGGCGGCGGCCAGGACGCTGGAGATCGGCCGCAACACGCTCAGCCGCAAGCTCAAGGAGTACGGCCTGGCGGACGAGGGCTGA
- a CDS encoding MBL fold metallo-hydrolase, with protein sequence MEIRFFGVRGSIAVSGSRIGGNTACVEVTSQGERLILDAGTGIRTLGEVMLREGAPQRATMFFSHLHWDHVQGFPFFTPAYLPTTALALYGPGANGAQALESTLSQQMCPPQFPVPLSTMRSKMAFGSALHGQTVEVGPFKVTPIDVPHPDGCMAYRVEADGHSFVYATDVELPERLTSDVARHFEGADALCLDAQYTPDEYEGRKGMPKKGWGHSTMMDAAKVARDLHAGRLFLFHHDPSHADDLLEDMAQQARGLFPFTEPAREGQRMLLGRAAGA encoded by the coding sequence ATGGAAATCCGGTTCTTCGGCGTTCGGGGCAGCATCGCGGTGTCGGGCTCGCGCATCGGTGGCAACACGGCGTGCGTGGAGGTGACGAGCCAGGGCGAGCGCCTGATCCTCGACGCGGGCACGGGCATCCGCACGCTGGGCGAGGTGATGCTGCGCGAGGGCGCCCCGCAGAGGGCGACGATGTTCTTCTCGCACCTGCACTGGGACCACGTGCAGGGCTTCCCCTTCTTCACGCCCGCGTACCTGCCCACCACGGCGCTGGCGCTGTACGGCCCGGGCGCCAACGGCGCGCAGGCGCTGGAGTCCACGCTGTCGCAGCAGATGTGCCCGCCGCAGTTCCCGGTGCCGCTGTCCACCATGCGCTCGAAGATGGCCTTCGGCTCCGCGCTGCATGGCCAGACGGTGGAGGTGGGCCCGTTCAAGGTGACGCCCATCGACGTGCCTCACCCGGATGGCTGCATGGCCTACCGCGTGGAAGCGGACGGCCACTCCTTCGTGTACGCGACGGACGTGGAGCTGCCGGAGCGCCTCACGTCGGACGTGGCGCGCCACTTCGAGGGCGCGGACGCGCTGTGCCTGGACGCGCAGTACACGCCCGACGAGTACGAGGGCAGGAAGGGCATGCCCAAGAAGGGCTGGGGCCACTCGACGATGATGGACGCGGCCAAGGTGGCCAGGGACCTGCACGCCGGCCGCCTCTTCCTCTTCCACCATGATCCGTCCCACGCGGACGACCTGCTGGAGGACATGGCGCAGCAGGCGCGCGGCCTGTTCCCCTTCACCGAGCCCGCGCGTGAAGGCCAGCGCATGCTGTTGGGCCGCGCGGCGGGCGCATGA
- a CDS encoding ParA family protein: MATIAFCTIKGGVGKTTLCAHVAAALADAGRRVLLLDLDPQAHASLVLGLESRDGPCVADAFGPRPKHRLDEVVVASPKRPNLYIAPGAPRMAALERELFGWGHRLQALPRALKTLSWTPDVILVDTPPSIGAFTEAVMCFADVVVAPVPTGAFALQGLAEIETAWREVREEGGQLVAAVNLWDRRTPATNEAMEEALKDVTVPVLRARIPRSESINQAGLGYEVVFDTSPNAPGAEELRALAQELAKRAGLR; the protein is encoded by the coding sequence ATGGCGACGATCGCGTTCTGCACCATCAAGGGAGGCGTGGGGAAGACGACCCTGTGCGCGCACGTGGCGGCGGCGCTGGCGGACGCGGGCCGCCGGGTGCTGCTGCTGGACCTGGATCCGCAGGCGCATGCGTCGCTGGTGCTGGGGCTGGAGTCGCGTGACGGCCCGTGCGTGGCGGATGCCTTTGGGCCCCGGCCGAAGCACCGGCTGGACGAGGTGGTGGTGGCGTCACCGAAGCGGCCGAACCTTTACATCGCGCCGGGGGCCCCGCGCATGGCGGCGCTGGAGCGGGAGCTGTTCGGCTGGGGGCACCGCCTGCAGGCGCTGCCGCGAGCGCTCAAGACGCTCTCGTGGACGCCGGACGTCATCCTCGTGGACACGCCACCGTCCATCGGCGCGTTCACGGAGGCGGTGATGTGCTTCGCGGACGTGGTGGTGGCGCCGGTGCCCACGGGCGCGTTCGCCTTGCAGGGGCTGGCGGAGATTGAGACGGCGTGGCGCGAGGTACGTGAGGAGGGCGGCCAGCTGGTGGCCGCGGTGAACCTGTGGGACCGGCGCACGCCCGCGACCAACGAGGCGATGGAAGAGGCGCTGAAGGACGTGACGGTGCCCGTGCTGCGCGCGCGCATCCCGCGCTCGGAGTCCATCAACCAGGCGGGACTGGGCTACGAGGTGGTGTTCGACACGAGCCCGAACGCGCCGGGCGCGGAGGAGCTGCGCGCGTTGGCCCAGGAGCTGGCGAAGCGCGCGGGGTTGCGCTGA
- a CDS encoding DUF2379 family protein, with amino-acid sequence MRVPLLWEHNSWTPAIGFGRCYCEGDAWVMAPVFDAVDELSKTVSGKEKAGSLFTCAIGFVPVEEPVPSAEGGFDYPLVEQLEVSIVNVPANPDAVRLRFVGAGRSHPGCASALKALAASQAAVLAALKSAGDALKDEEEEVDENVGDESAATGELTPTTFAEGLPAHLLAGAQLAADFLEAGLEYEVLVPLAEAVGANFAADVATLQDWLLVATRRQPARRSPRTTRPTRRREGSMRLMVVRSEVRRLRREGDPVATRKALEDLLSVEVVPLYRELAEIALEDLD; translated from the coding sequence ATGAGGGTCCCGCTCCTCTGGGAGCACAACAGCTGGACGCCCGCCATCGGCTTCGGGCGCTGCTACTGCGAGGGCGACGCATGGGTGATGGCGCCTGTCTTCGACGCGGTGGATGAGTTATCCAAGACGGTGTCCGGCAAGGAGAAGGCCGGCTCGCTCTTCACCTGCGCCATCGGCTTCGTGCCGGTGGAGGAGCCGGTGCCCAGCGCCGAGGGCGGCTTCGACTACCCGCTGGTGGAGCAGCTGGAGGTGTCCATCGTCAACGTGCCGGCCAACCCGGACGCAGTGCGCCTGCGCTTCGTGGGCGCGGGCCGGAGCCACCCGGGATGCGCCTCCGCCCTCAAGGCGCTCGCGGCCAGCCAGGCCGCCGTCCTCGCCGCCCTCAAGTCGGCGGGCGACGCGCTGAAGGACGAAGAGGAGGAAGTCGACGAGAACGTCGGCGATGAGAGCGCGGCCACGGGCGAGCTCACGCCCACGACCTTCGCGGAGGGGCTGCCGGCACACCTCCTGGCAGGCGCGCAGCTCGCCGCAGACTTCCTGGAGGCCGGCCTCGAGTACGAAGTGCTGGTGCCTCTCGCGGAAGCGGTGGGCGCCAATTTCGCGGCCGACGTCGCCACCCTCCAGGACTGGCTGCTGGTGGCGACGCGCAGACAGCCAGCGAGGAGAAGTCCGAGGACGACGAGACCAACGAGGAGGCGCGAGGGCTCCATGCGGCTGATGGTCGTGAGGTCCGAAGTCCGGCGTCTCCGGCGGGAGGGCGACCCAGTTGCCACGCGGAAGGCGTTGGAAGACCTGCTCTCGGTGGAGGTGGTGCCCCTCTACCGCGAGCTGGCGGAGATAGCGCTGGAGGACCTGGACTGA